Proteins found in one Lutimonas zeaxanthinifaciens genomic segment:
- a CDS encoding GNAT family N-acetyltransferase has product MIKPLSNKNISIAETIFSVFQASYSVEAKLLNASDFPPLKRPLEDYINCSTAFFGYYFGDELAGIVEINETDQFTHINSLVVHPSHFRRGIGKSLMQFVLKEYNSKRFVVETGLGNRPAIKLYQSFDFKEVNQWDTDHGVRKVKFELKKG; this is encoded by the coding sequence ATGATTAAACCCCTGTCAAATAAAAACATCAGTATCGCTGAAACTATTTTTTCTGTTTTTCAGGCTTCTTACTCGGTGGAGGCTAAACTATTAAATGCTTCCGATTTTCCACCCTTAAAAAGGCCTCTTGAAGACTATATAAATTGTTCAACCGCATTTTTTGGATACTATTTTGGGGACGAATTGGCCGGGATTGTCGAAATCAATGAAACGGACCAGTTTACGCATATTAATAGTTTGGTTGTTCATCCCTCTCACTTTAGGCGAGGTATAGGGAAAAGCCTGATGCAATTTGTATTAAAAGAGTATAATTCGAAACGGTTTGTTGTTGAAACGGGCTTAGGCAATCGTCCTGCCATAAAACTTTATCAAAGTTTTGATTTTAAGGAGGTGAATCAGTGGGATACCGATCATGGAGTCAGAAAAGTTAAATTTGAATTGAAAAAAGGATAA
- a CDS encoding DUF1835 domain-containing protein, whose amino-acid sequence MNKQYHILNGDALMGHFPKNIPGEFIVARECFVDGKVDGKGLVELYRTRANFLSDHYQVSPQDYYNDSVTEFEKIDAIKDDSEINLWFEDDLFCQVNFWFISYLLAKKKEKIKAYLIRPETHDQYGFGGLSESELVSIYDNRSVITDLDILADLWIHYQNNDLKNLALNAKKLGHLYPFIDKAVEAHLDRLPDHNNEGRPIRSLKTIMSELKTDDFEIVFREFCKRESIYGFGDLHVKRLFDKIKNNSNPQ is encoded by the coding sequence GTGAATAAACAATATCATATACTGAATGGTGATGCATTAATGGGTCATTTTCCCAAAAATATACCGGGGGAATTTATTGTTGCCCGGGAATGTTTCGTCGATGGAAAAGTTGATGGGAAAGGATTAGTTGAACTGTATAGAACAAGGGCAAATTTTCTGAGTGATCATTATCAGGTGTCACCACAAGATTATTATAATGATTCAGTAACTGAATTCGAAAAAATTGATGCTATAAAAGATGATTCAGAGATCAATCTTTGGTTTGAAGATGATTTGTTTTGTCAGGTTAATTTCTGGTTCATTTCGTATCTATTGGCGAAAAAAAAAGAGAAGATTAAAGCTTATCTAATCAGGCCGGAAACACATGATCAATATGGATTCGGAGGATTGTCTGAGTCTGAACTTGTTTCGATTTACGATAACAGATCAGTAATTACGGATCTTGATATATTGGCAGACCTTTGGATACATTATCAAAACAATGATCTAAAGAACTTAGCCTTAAATGCGAAAAAGTTGGGTCATTTGTATCCATTTATCGACAAGGCGGTAGAGGCACATCTGGATCGACTGCCTGATCATAATAATGAGGGAAGGCCTATCAGGTCCCTTAAAACCATAATGAGTGAATTAAAGACAGATGATTTTGAGATTGTATTCAGAGAATTTTGTAAACGTGAAAGCATTTATGGATTTGGCGATTTACATGTGAAAAGACTGTTTGACAAAATAAAAAATAACTCAAATCCACAATGA
- a CDS encoding cupin domain-containing protein: MKEKEVIRRGKGENYNYSQDHCFVKLSSRNTNGELCFVEDTLKPGFYLGRHHHKKMTEVFYILEGELDLIFDDGTVTATAGDTITVPPNVWHAASCEKGGKMLTIFKNGQFDLYLEKLSGMTDEEFADQELMRSVSADFDIYTE, encoded by the coding sequence ATGAAAGAAAAAGAGGTTATTCGCAGAGGAAAAGGGGAGAACTACAACTATTCTCAAGACCATTGTTTTGTAAAGTTGTCTTCGAGAAATACGAACGGAGAATTATGTTTTGTTGAAGATACATTGAAACCTGGTTTTTATTTAGGGAGACATCACCATAAAAAAATGACCGAGGTATTTTATATTCTCGAGGGAGAATTAGATTTAATATTTGATGATGGTACCGTAACAGCTACCGCAGGAGATACTATAACTGTGCCACCCAATGTTTGGCATGCAGCAAGCTGTGAAAAAGGAGGAAAGATGCTGACGATTTTTAAAAACGGACAGTTTGATCTCTACCTTGAGAAATTGTCTGGAATGACAGATGAAGAATTTGCGGATCAAGAATTGATGAGGTCAGTTTCAGCGGATTTTGACATCTACACAGAATAA
- a CDS encoding NAD(P)-dependent alcohol dehydrogenase, with amino-acid sequence MKAALRKSYGPPEIIQVTDVESPSHGSNEVLVKVFATTVNRTDCANLTAKPFLMRLILGFLRPKKVILGTDFAGEVVGVGKEVKTFKLKDRLIGFNDLGYESQAEYLTIPEDGNILKIPPNTDYAKAVASIEGAHYAYTFINKTKIKAGNKILINGATGAIGSALLQFVKKFDVFITATCNTKNVELVRSLGADRIIDYSKEDFTKDLEKYDFVFDAVGKSTFGKCKSILNKGGVYISSELGPFAQNVIFALMTPILGGKQVIFPIPFPIKRTMPYILNLMKKEIFNPVIDRVYNLNEIDQAYEYALSGEKTGNIIVKIAEEE; translated from the coding sequence ATGAAAGCAGCGCTTCGAAAATCTTATGGACCCCCCGAAATTATTCAGGTTACTGATGTTGAAAGTCCAAGTCATGGTTCTAATGAGGTATTGGTTAAGGTTTTTGCCACAACGGTTAATAGAACCGACTGTGCTAATCTTACCGCAAAACCCTTTTTAATGAGATTAATACTGGGCTTTCTAAGACCTAAAAAAGTAATTTTGGGAACTGATTTTGCCGGGGAAGTAGTAGGAGTTGGAAAGGAGGTAAAAACATTTAAATTAAAGGATAGGTTGATTGGATTTAACGATTTGGGCTATGAATCTCAAGCTGAATATTTGACTATTCCTGAAGATGGAAATATCTTGAAAATTCCACCGAATACAGATTATGCAAAAGCAGTTGCGAGTATTGAAGGAGCACATTACGCATATACTTTCATTAACAAAACAAAGATTAAGGCCGGAAATAAAATTCTTATTAATGGAGCTACCGGAGCCATAGGTTCGGCTCTTTTACAATTTGTTAAAAAGTTTGATGTTTTTATCACAGCAACCTGTAACACGAAGAATGTTGAACTCGTCAGATCTTTAGGAGCAGACAGAATAATTGATTATTCAAAAGAAGATTTCACAAAAGATTTGGAAAAGTATGACTTTGTATTTGATGCGGTTGGGAAAAGTACATTTGGTAAGTGTAAATCAATTTTGAATAAAGGAGGTGTTTATATTTCTTCAGAATTAGGACCGTTTGCACAGAACGTTATTTTTGCCTTAATGACACCTATTTTGGGAGGGAAGCAGGTCATTTTTCCAATTCCATTTCCCATCAAGAGAACCATGCCCTACATCCTGAATCTCATGAAGAAGGAAATATTCAATCCGGTAATTGATCGCGTTTACAATCTGAATGAGATAGACCAGGCTTACGAATATGCCCTGTCAGGAGAAAAAACCGGGAATATCATTGTTAAAATAGCTGAAGAGGAATAA